A single region of the Vicia villosa cultivar HV-30 ecotype Madison, WI linkage group LG4, Vvil1.0, whole genome shotgun sequence genome encodes:
- the LOC131594673 gene encoding YTH domain-containing protein ECT4-like isoform X2 produces MITGYGGFYGEPENQGYYVGAEAVDFQYPVMQADNGSYVYIMPGFQTGCPSYFPLNTAGVDGQYHVYPPGSVYQQPIGSPGYYPASLPYAELLPSAYSWDSSLTAQDVSQRNRYNNLVSKPSGRSNFSSGSGMVSKSMPSSNVSNSSEVKGSPPLLDVSSTHVKRNQPKQANKASISGPVLHSDTTTKGSLPVAKFSTYNQGKSGFAYQNNVLNVKANTKGWVSTEKLKLRNKVNESLNEQNQSPRTSIAKGASISGDNSAPTVTVNESRNGDGKIRTDQYNLSDFPTKYDHALFFVIKSYSEDDVHKSIKYDVWASTPNGNKRLDNAFQDAQNRMEEKGSKCPVFLFFSVNASGQFCGVAEMIGRVDFNKSMDFWQQDKWNGYFPVKWHIIKDVPNPQLRHIILENNDHKPVTNSRDTQEVPFPQGIEILNIFKNYASRTSILDDFDFYESRQKVMQEKKTRQPMQQTSNTQHIDDLTSALGSVDISSVKKMEDSKLVEKVND; encoded by the exons ATGATCACAGGTTATGGTGGTTTCTATGGAGAGCCAGAAAATCAAGGATATTACGTTGGTGCTGAAGCCGTCGATTTTCAGTATCCG GTCATGCAAGCAGATAATGGATCTTATGTCTATATCATGCCAGGGTTTCAGACTGGTTGCCCTTCGTACTTTCCTTTGAATACTGCCGGTGTCGATGGTCAATACCATGTCTACCCTCCTGGTTCGGTTTATCAACAACCGATTGGATCTCCTGGCTATTATCCAGCTTCTTTACCTTATGCCGAGTTACTTCCGTCAGCATACTCTTGGGATTCATCGTTAACCGCACAAGATGTATCGCAAAGGAATCGTTACAATAATTTGGTTAGTAAACCGAGTGGTAGGTCTAATTTTTCTTCCGGTAGTGGTATGGTGTCGAAGTCTATGCCTTCGTCTAATGTGAGCAACTCATCCGAAGTAAAGGGTTCGCCGCCATTATTAGATGTTTCGTCAACTCACGTTAAGCGTAACCAGCCAAAACAAGCAAACAAG GCATCGATTTCTGGTCCAGTTCTCCACTCTGACACAACTACCAAAGGATCTTTACCTGTTGCGAAGTTTTCTACGTATAATCAAGGAAAGAGTGGATTTGCCTATCAAAACAATGTGCTTAACGTGAAAGCGAATACGAAGGGATGGGTTAGTACTGAAAAACTGAAACTAAGAAACAAGGTTAACGAATCACTTAACGAGCAGAATCAGAGTCCTAGAACTTCTATTGCGAAAGGTGCTTCAATTTCGGGAGATAATTCTGCGCCAACGGTAACAGTCAACGAGAGTAGAAACGGGGACGGAAAAATCAGGACAGATCAGTATAACCTTTCTGATTTTCCAACCAAATACGATCATGCACTTTTCTTTGTCATCAAATCGTACAGTGAGGATGATGTTCATAAGAGCATCAAGTACGACGTATGGGCGAGTACTCCTAATGGGAATAAGAGACTTGACAATGCGTTTCAGGATGCACAGAATCGAATGGAAGAGAAAGGAAGCAAGTGTCCTGTATTCCTTTTCTTCTCG GTCAACGCTAGTGGTCAATTTTGCGGAGTAGCCGAGATGATCGGTCGCGTCGATTTCAACAAAAGTATGGATTTCTGGCAGCAAGACAAATGGAATGGATATTTCCCTGTCAAATGGCACATTATAAAGGACGTTCCAAATCCTCAACTACGACATATTATCCTCGAGAATAATGATCACAAGCCTGTAACAAACAGTCGAGACACACAAGAG GTACCTTTTCCGCAAGGTATTGAAATACTCAACATTTTCAAGAACTACGCATCAAGAACATCGATATTAGACGATTTTGATTTCTACGAAAGCCGTCAAAAGGTAATGCAGGAGAAGAAAACAAGACAACCTATGCAACAAACTAGCAACACACAG CATATAGATGACTTAACAAGTGCGCTCGGGTCGGTAGACATATCAAGTGTAAAGAAGATGGAAGATTCTAAGTTGGTTGAGAAAGTTAATGACTAA